CTATTGTCCTTCCTGAGTATAATAGTGCAAAAACTTATTTTGTCAATATGTAAAAGAGTGCAAAAATTCCTTTAGTTAGCATTGCGTATCTGAGCCGGGAATTAACGCGAGTAGGTTTTTTTGAGTCAGAAATGCCTTTCCGCAGGGAAATTGGACAAACCATTTTCTTAAATGTGCATTCGCCTTACGAGGAGGATTACCACTTGAAATGGTTGGTTTTTATCAATATCTTCTGCCTCTTATTCCTGGAATTATTTGTCCGTTTAAAAAAAATCCCTCCCCCTTTCGAGGAAGGGATTTTGCGTTTACTGTCTCGAATTTTAGCTACCGGCCGAGATTCCACCAATTAGGATCGCCGAACAGTCCCGGGCTCCTCACTGCCAAAGTTTTGTGAGTGGAATCCACAAATGGAGAATTCACCAGGAAGCGGTTCTTGTCAATCGGGGCAGCCCCTCTCTTAAACATGAAGTCAACCAAATACACGATGTCAGCTACATTCACGTTATCATCCTGATTGACATCCCCCTGATCCGCAAACTCGGTAGGCATCGGCCCGCTCTTGAAAACGTAAGCGACCAGATAGACTATATCTGCTATATTCAGTTTCCTGTCCCTGTTCACGTCTCCCCGGTAGTACCCCTGCTGGTGCAACACGTGGTAAAGGAAGTGCCTCCAGGCCGCATCACCGCTTGTGCCGATAGGCGTTCGGTATCCCCACTTGAGCCATTTCTCCATTCTCATCTCACCCGAGGCTAAGCTGAAGCTGCTGTCAGCTAGAAGTATCGATTTATCCTCAAAAGCTGTGGGATTATCAGCTCCCCATCCTAGATTTTCCATCCAGTATTTCAAAGAATCCAGATACTGCCCATCATAGATCCTGGCTGTATTGCTTATCCCCCATCCGGTCACTGCTTTATCTCCAACCACAGCCGGTATCTTGGTCACCCCGAAAACCGTATCCGGAGCAGATTGGTCCCACATCCACATCGACCTGTGCACCTGGTCAAAATCTACATTACAGGCGTTGCTTACTCCAATATCATAATCCAGGAATATAGCTGTCTGTAAGCCGGCTATTTCTAAGGCATTAGTGTTGTCGAAAATAAATGCATCCTCGACCACATATTCACAGTCACCCACTCCTCCTGCTGGAACCCAGAACCCAAAGGCATACTCGGTAATATCCAGCCCGGGAATAGATTTCTGCTCGAAACGGTTGGTAAGCTGATAGATATTGTAGTCTCCCGCTGCCCCGGTCACGGTGAAGCTATCCAGAGCCGGTGGACCGGATGGGTTAAAAGTTCGGGCTGGAGAATAGCTTCCGTAGTCGTTATTCAGATCAGACTGGGAGGTTCCCGCCATAATACTTCCCTTATACAGACCGCTGATAGTATTTGCACCGAAGGTAACCGCAAACGCATCCAGTCCGCCTGAATTGTTATTAATCTCATAGGCTTTGGAGCTTTGAACCTCACCTTCCATTCCCTTGGCGCCAGGAGAGACTACAATCGCCTGCTCGATCTCGACTGTGACTGGCAGGGCTGGATTATAAGTCGCCTTATAAGATAGATGTACGGCTCTGAAGTTCTGGTCCTGGAAATTAGCCCAGGTTGCCGTATAATCGGGCAGGTAAACGTAACCTCCGGGACTGGTGGAGGGCCAGGCAGCATTGTAATAATCATGCGAGGCATTGGATGTATTGTCATGAACTAATGGCTGGCCTGGATGAGGATAAGGAATCAAAGAGTCGTGGCAAATTGTGCCTGGCATTCCGCTCTCGGCATTATCCAGAGCCGGGTCACTGAAGGCGAATTTGTAGTTGTAAATGTCCACTCCTGCTAAGGTGACGAAATGACCACCAAATCTTTTCCAGGTGCTGCCATCTAACTGCCAGAATCCCAGAAGCAAAATCACATCTTCAGATGCCTTTAGCTCTTTCTGAAGATACCAGAAATCAGGTTTGTAAACCGTGGTCTCTGTAAACCACCAGCCACCATGGGATTTGATAACAGACAGAATCGCACTTCCTAAACTATCGCATTCGGTACCATTATTCGGGTTCGTTCCTGCTGCCACTGCTATCTCATTGATCAGATTCTGAACGTGAGCCGAATCCAGGCCCCCCCAGGAGGGTTGAAAATCTCCTCTGGCTGAAAACCACCAGACCGAATTAGCACCAGCAGTTGGCCCGCAATAAGCAGGTCCCGGCATCTGATACTGATCAAAATCTGGCACCCCGCAAGGTGCATTCTGATAACTATCTTTGAAGTACCAGGGATTGGGTGGAATAGGACAAGTGTTATCAGATGGGGAATTGCCTCTGGTTCGCACTCTCACCGCGCCGAACGATATGCCGTTCGACACCACGTCAAACCAAGTGTCAGGGTACAAAGACGTTGACCAGTAACTCTGGCAGACTCTGCCTGAATTGTCGGCTATCTCCGAGATGTAGAGATTATATGGCGCAGTCTTGCAGTAGATCGTATCCAAGAAGTCATCCGTGTTCAGGATATGCATGACGGCAAACCAAGGCTCATTCAGGCAGATCGAGTCTCCTAGACCCATATAGGTTTGATTAGTCCCAACTATCAGATGAACCTGATAGACCGGGCCGGTAAGAAGAGAATCTCCGGGAACAGGACAACCATTTACATAAGCCACCTTCCTTATCTCTGGCTGGAGAAGCACAGTACAGGTATCAGAAACGCTAAAAGCAAACATCACCTGTTTAGCCATGAAGGGATAGACAGGATAGGCGCAGCGTGCCAGGGTCCAGGCGGAATCCTCAGGATTTGTAAATGTTGCAATTGCTATCTGGCCCCAGCAGATCAGGAAAGGATTGGGGTTGGTATGTACGTAACAGCAAGGAGCCACCTGATTAGCTATAGTACAAAGGGCAGGCTCCTTTTCTTCCACTCCTTCCTCCATAAGCTCGGTCTTGTCTGTTTTTAATCTTTCCAGCATCTCCGGAGTCATCCCTTTTCGATCCAGGAGCTTCTGAAAATCCTCCAGAGTCCCTACTACCGGCTTGGTTTTAGGTAAATTCACCTGTGGAAATGCCTCAGGTCCAGGACCGGGTTCTGTCTTCTGAATGTGAGTTGGGTTCTTGAGGTTTTGACTTTCTCTTTCCTTTGCAGAAAGCACCACAGAAAAAGCCGTGAAGCTTAAAAGGACGAACAAAACCATAAGAGTACTTCTCTTCATATGATTTCCTCCTTTTGGAAAAAAAAGTGAAATCTGGACTGGTTTACCTTCTTTTCCCTTTAGACATCACCTCCTGTGGTGATAGTACCTTAGTGGTTAAAGGATAAAATGAAAACTCAGAAATTCTTTTTTTAGCTTGTAATCTTAGAAGAAAAGTTAAAACCGATGAGAACCCCTGGAGGAAAATCCAAAAACTCCCTTTTCTTCTTTAGTCCATTAAAGTTCTTTTCCCCTCTTTTTTCTCAAAAAATGAATCCTGAGTTAGATTGTCAAGGAAAAAAATATGAGGAAAGGTCTTAAAAAAAGAAAATCTGATTTGAAAGATCCATCCATCCAGAGAAAGAAAGTATGATCACAATTAGATGAGTCAAAAAAATGGAGGATTTAGTTTTTTAATCTGGAGATTTAACGAACTGCTAAATCCTTAGCAAATAAAACCACTGCTATTCATAAATCTGAGACCTTGATATTTCTCACTCCCCCAAAACTTTTAGAAATTTTCTTTTCCCGACTTTTATGAGTTTTTCGCCGTTGGTTTCTACCTGCAGATTTTCATCTTCAACTTTTTGATTATCTATATATACCCCTCCCTGTTTAATTAGTCTGCGCGCTTCTGAGGAAGAAGAGCAGAGGCCGGTTTCAGTAAGAAGCTTCACGATCCAGATTGTGGGCTTGTCTGTTTTCAAATGGAAAACCTCAATTTTCTCCGGCAACTCTTTTTTCGAAAAGACCTTTT
The sequence above is a segment of the Candidatus Zixiibacteriota bacterium genome. Coding sequences within it:
- a CDS encoding dockerin type I repeat-containing protein, whose amino-acid sequence is MKRSTLMVLFVLLSFTAFSVVLSAKERESQNLKNPTHIQKTEPGPGPEAFPQVNLPKTKPVVGTLEDFQKLLDRKGMTPEMLERLKTDKTELMEEGVEEKEPALCTIANQVAPCCYVHTNPNPFLICWGQIAIATFTNPEDSAWTLARCAYPVYPFMAKQVMFAFSVSDTCTVLLQPEIRKVAYVNGCPVPGDSLLTGPVYQVHLIVGTNQTYMGLGDSICLNEPWFAVMHILNTDDFLDTIYCKTAPYNLYISEIADNSGRVCQSYWSTSLYPDTWFDVVSNGISFGAVRVRTRGNSPSDNTCPIPPNPWYFKDSYQNAPCGVPDFDQYQMPGPAYCGPTAGANSVWWFSARGDFQPSWGGLDSAHVQNLINEIAVAAGTNPNNGTECDSLGSAILSVIKSHGGWWFTETTVYKPDFWYLQKELKASEDVILLLGFWQLDGSTWKRFGGHFVTLAGVDIYNYKFAFSDPALDNAESGMPGTICHDSLIPYPHPGQPLVHDNTSNASHDYYNAAWPSTSPGGYVYLPDYTATWANFQDQNFRAVHLSYKATYNPALPVTVEIEQAIVVSPGAKGMEGEVQSSKAYEINNNSGGLDAFAVTFGANTISGLYKGSIMAGTSQSDLNNDYGSYSPARTFNPSGPPALDSFTVTGAAGDYNIYQLTNRFEQKSIPGLDITEYAFGFWVPAGGVGDCEYVVEDAFIFDNTNALEIAGLQTAIFLDYDIGVSNACNVDFDQVHRSMWMWDQSAPDTVFGVTKIPAVVGDKAVTGWGISNTARIYDGQYLDSLKYWMENLGWGADNPTAFEDKSILLADSSFSLASGEMRMEKWLKWGYRTPIGTSGDAAWRHFLYHVLHQQGYYRGDVNRDRKLNIADIVYLVAYVFKSGPMPTEFADQGDVNQDDNVNVADIVYLVDFMFKRGAAPIDKNRFLVNSPFVDSTHKTLAVRSPGLFGDPNWWNLGR